In a single window of the Candidatus Anoxymicrobium japonicum genome:
- a CDS encoding UPF0182 family protein: MSVGPQNIEDFSKRLQELRDSGAAGLREQLKGKFTRGRITLLALVFLLLFIVLVIEPLSKFYTDALWYNHVGFQNLFYKTLVAKILSVVAFSLAFFVLLYGNIFLARKISPEQKFELAGSPLEEIIEKAKGAWKKLVSVGLVIFSGVAALIAGSGWGGKWDIILKWLNPSAFNKTDPVFGKDIGYYVFSYPFHRALADWLIGAFMFVLVVTAIIYVFEGGIRLKGGWDMFSSHVLAHLSVLMAAVFVVKAYSYRLNMYELLFSKGGVVYGVGYADARALIPALWVMLALALGAAVVLLVNVRARSWLLPVIVVGSLIVVALLGGTIYPAIVQSWRVKPAESSREKPYLKRHIDATRDAYKINNVQTKDYPAEYNLNDTVIQKNRATIQNIRLWDPRPILNTFGQMQSIRQYYKFNDVDVDRYTVNNDYRQTMISAREMVQEQLPESARTWVNDTLVYTHGYGAVMSPSNDVTSEGNPDFIIKDIPPAGPTNIQIKTPQIYFGELSNDYVVTNTTEREFDRPQGDKEVRAVYKGTGGIKVKSFWRKLLYSIRFRDVNLILSGQVRGKSQIMYYRSISNRISKCAPFLKVDGDPYLVVTDAGKLVWVVDCYTTTDKYPYSEPTAGMGNYVRNSVKAVIDAYEGDVSLYVIDSSDPVVETYQKIFPQIFKPFDAMPPDIKKHLRYPEDLFLAQANVLQTFHMVSPNQFYNREDQWDFPQEQYNNQRQMMQPYYIILKLPGESSEEMVLLIPFAPHNKQNMISWLGARMDNGHYGELVNFIFPSGKLIYGPEQVEGRIEQDPEISKQLSLWRQAGSEVIRGNLLVIPIEGSLLYVEPLYLQATQIKIPQVKRVIVVYNQNVIMEDSLDKAVLRAFGAAPPPSTTSKTPVTPSPAMQSLATQALDLYNKAVDAQKSGDWAGYGNILNQLSGVLKQLAQQAK; encoded by the coding sequence ATGTCAGTAGGACCACAAAATATCGAGGACTTCAGCAAGAGGCTGCAGGAACTGCGCGACTCAGGCGCTGCGGGCCTGCGCGAGCAGTTAAAGGGCAAGTTCACAAGAGGGCGCATAACGTTGCTCGCCCTCGTGTTTCTGTTGCTGTTCATAGTGCTCGTAATAGAGCCACTCTCGAAGTTTTATACGGACGCGCTCTGGTATAACCATGTGGGATTCCAGAACCTGTTTTATAAGACGCTGGTGGCGAAGATACTCTCGGTAGTGGCCTTCAGTCTGGCCTTTTTTGTTCTTCTCTACGGGAACATCTTCCTTGCGCGAAAGATATCCCCCGAGCAGAAGTTCGAGCTGGCGGGTTCGCCGTTGGAGGAGATAATCGAAAAGGCAAAGGGCGCCTGGAAGAAACTCGTGAGCGTCGGGCTCGTGATCTTCTCGGGCGTCGCGGCGCTCATTGCCGGCTCAGGTTGGGGGGGCAAGTGGGACATCATTCTGAAGTGGCTCAACCCTTCGGCGTTCAACAAGACCGACCCGGTGTTCGGCAAAGATATCGGGTATTACGTGTTCTCCTACCCGTTCCACCGCGCGCTCGCCGACTGGCTCATTGGCGCGTTCATGTTTGTGCTGGTCGTTACCGCGATTATCTACGTCTTTGAAGGCGGCATAAGGCTAAAGGGCGGCTGGGACATGTTCTCGTCCCATGTCCTGGCGCATCTCTCTGTGCTGATGGCCGCGGTATTCGTGGTCAAGGCGTACTCATACCGGCTGAATATGTACGAGCTGCTCTTCTCCAAAGGGGGCGTCGTTTACGGCGTCGGTTACGCGGATGCCAGGGCCCTGATTCCGGCGCTGTGGGTAATGCTGGCGCTCGCGCTCGGCGCGGCTGTCGTGCTGCTGGTAAACGTACGCGCGCGCAGCTGGCTGCTTCCGGTCATAGTCGTCGGTTCGCTGATCGTTGTGGCGCTTCTTGGCGGCACTATTTATCCGGCGATCGTGCAGTCCTGGCGCGTGAAGCCCGCCGAGAGCAGTCGTGAGAAGCCCTACCTCAAGCGGCATATCGACGCGACGCGCGATGCCTATAAGATCAATAACGTGCAGACGAAGGATTACCCGGCCGAATATAACTTGAACGATACCGTTATCCAGAAGAACAGGGCGACCATTCAAAACATAAGGCTATGGGATCCGCGCCCGATTCTCAACACTTTTGGGCAGATGCAATCCATCAGGCAGTACTACAAGTTCAACGACGTGGACGTGGATCGTTACACGGTCAACAACGATTACCGTCAGACGATGATCAGCGCGCGCGAGATGGTTCAGGAGCAACTGCCCGAGTCGGCGCGCACCTGGGTCAACGATACGCTTGTCTATACCCACGGCTACGGCGCCGTCATGTCCCCGAGCAACGATGTCACATCGGAGGGCAACCCGGATTTCATCATCAAGGATATTCCTCCCGCAGGGCCTACCAACATACAGATAAAGACGCCGCAGATCTATTTCGGCGAACTCTCCAACGACTACGTCGTGACGAACACAACCGAGAGAGAGTTCGATCGCCCGCAGGGAGACAAGGAAGTGCGCGCTGTCTATAAAGGCACAGGCGGGATAAAGGTCAAATCCTTCTGGCGCAAGTTGCTGTACTCGATCAGGTTCAGGGACGTCAACCTCATCCTCAGCGGGCAGGTGCGCGGTAAATCTCAGATAATGTACTACCGTAGCATCTCTAACCGCATCAGCAAGTGCGCGCCGTTTCTCAAAGTTGACGGAGACCCTTACCTCGTGGTCACGGACGCGGGCAAGCTGGTCTGGGTGGTGGATTGCTATACCACCACTGACAAGTACCCGTATTCCGAGCCCACAGCGGGCATGGGCAACTACGTGAGAAACTCCGTCAAAGCTGTCATAGACGCGTACGAGGGAGATGTCTCGCTTTACGTGATCGATTCCAGTGACCCGGTGGTAGAAACGTATCAGAAGATATTCCCGCAGATATTCAAGCCGTTTGACGCCATGCCTCCCGACATCAAGAAACACCTGCGCTATCCCGAGGATCTTTTCTTGGCGCAGGCCAACGTTCTTCAGACGTTCCACATGGTCAGCCCGAATCAGTTCTATAACCGCGAGGACCAGTGGGATTTCCCGCAAGAGCAGTACAACAACCAGCGCCAGATGATGCAACCGTATTACATTATTCTGAAGTTGCCCGGAGAGAGTTCCGAGGAGATGGTTCTGCTCATCCCGTTCGCGCCTCACAACAAGCAGAACATGATATCGTGGCTCGGCGCGCGGATGGACAACGGGCACTACGGGGAGCTGGTGAATTTCATCTTCCCGTCGGGCAAGTTGATATACGGCCCTGAACAGGTCGAGGGACGGATAGAGCAGGATCCGGAGATATCAAAGCAGTTGTCTCTCTGGCGGCAGGCGGGTTCGGAAGTCATACGCGGGAATCTCCTGGTTATTCCGATAGAGGGCTCACTCCTATATGTCGAGCCGCTGTACCTGCAGGCGACACAGATAAAGATCCCGCAGGTCAAGAGGGTTATCGTTGTCTATAACCAGAACGTCATCATGGAGGATTCACTGGACAAGGCGGTTCTGCGCGCGTTCGGCGCCGCGCCGCCACCATCGACCACATCCAAAACGCCTGTCACTCCGTCGCCGGCCATGCAAAGCCTGGCTACGCAGGCGCTTGATCTTTACAACAAAGCTGTGGATGCGCAAAAGAGCGGGGACTGGGCGGGATACGGAAATATCCTGAATCAGTTGAGTGGTGTGCTCAAGCAACTGGCGCAGCAGGCGAAATAG
- a CDS encoding NAD-dependent protein deacylase (Modulates the activities of several enzymes which are inactive in their acetylated form): MYADLREDLTLSEEIERAARLIDGAGTVVALTGAGISTESGIPDFRSAGGLWTRYDPMACATFESFVNDPTKFWEMASELNPMLETAEPNPAHLALFELEGSGKCEAVITQNIDNLHQRAGTTDVLELHGTYRTGTCLSCGANYTYEEIKECALREGIPVCKECKGVIKPDIILFGEPLNASVLQRTVELAERCDLMLVIGCGLDVFPAASLPECVHRNRAHLIFVNVAPTARDDLADVTILEQAGVAMPRIVETYRRLLGKE; encoded by the coding sequence ATGTATGCAGATTTGCGTGAGGATCTAACCTTGAGTGAAGAGATAGAGCGAGCGGCAAGGCTGATTGACGGGGCGGGCACGGTTGTCGCCCTTACCGGCGCGGGCATCTCGACCGAGTCAGGCATTCCAGACTTTCGCTCGGCCGGGGGACTCTGGACGCGATACGATCCTATGGCTTGCGCGACCTTCGAGTCGTTCGTCAACGACCCCACCAAATTCTGGGAGATGGCCTCGGAGTTGAATCCCATGTTGGAGACGGCGGAACCCAACCCGGCCCACCTGGCCCTCTTCGAACTCGAGGGCTCTGGCAAATGCGAGGCGGTCATAACCCAGAACATCGACAACCTGCACCAGCGCGCCGGAACGACCGATGTTCTCGAACTGCACGGCACTTATCGCACAGGCACGTGCTTGAGTTGTGGCGCGAACTACACGTATGAGGAGATAAAAGAGTGCGCATTGCGCGAGGGAATCCCGGTGTGCAAGGAGTGCAAAGGGGTCATCAAACCGGATATCATACTCTTCGGCGAGCCCTTGAACGCTTCCGTCCTCCAGCGCACGGTGGAGCTCGCGGAGCGCTGCGATCTGATGCTTGTCATCGGTTGCGGCCTCGATGTGTTCCCGGCGGCCTCATTGCCAGAGTGCGTTCATCGCAACCGGGCGCATCTGATTTTCGTTAATGTTGCGCCTACCGCCCGCGACGATCTCGCGGATGTTACAATTCTTGAGCAGGCAGGAGTTGCCATGCCACGCATCGTAGAAACGTACAGGCGGCTGTTAGGTAAGGAGTGA
- a CDS encoding serine hydroxymethyltransferase (catalyzes the reaction of glycine with 5,10-methylenetetrahydrofolate to form L-serine and tetrahydrofolate) translates to MSDWALARFDPEIFRSLSLELNRERDKINLIASENYTSRAVLEAQASVLTNKYAEGYPGRRYYSGCEPADIAEALAVERAKELFGCEHANVQPHAGAQANMAAYQAAIKPGETLLAMDLRCGGHLTHGSAANFSGMLYKVVHYGVDRKTELLDYDRIAALARLEKPRIIVAGASAYPRTIDFAAFRSIADEVGALLMVDMAHFGGLVVGGVHPDPVPHADFVTGTTHKTLRGPRGGFVLTTDEYRERLDSSVFPGIQGGPLMHVIAAKAVCFKEAMAPEFKRYAETIVANSRALCRRIASEGFRIVSGGTDTHLFLVDLRPAGVSGKEAQDILDSVGINVNMNEIPYDETPPTVTSGIRIGTPAVTTRGMKPDDMEVLGDLISRALKSGDDESTLDAVRAEAADLISRFPIYPDI, encoded by the coding sequence ATGAGCGATTGGGCGCTGGCGAGATTCGACCCGGAGATATTCCGATCCTTGAGTCTCGAGCTGAACAGGGAGCGCGACAAGATCAACCTCATAGCGAGCGAGAATTACACCTCGCGCGCTGTTCTCGAGGCGCAGGCGTCGGTACTCACCAACAAGTACGCCGAGGGTTACCCCGGAAGGCGGTATTACTCCGGTTGCGAGCCCGCGGATATCGCGGAGGCGCTTGCCGTCGAGCGTGCGAAAGAGCTTTTTGGCTGTGAGCACGCGAACGTGCAGCCGCACGCGGGCGCTCAGGCCAACATGGCCGCGTACCAGGCCGCGATCAAACCCGGAGAGACCCTTCTGGCGATGGACCTTCGCTGCGGCGGGCACCTCACGCACGGTTCGGCCGCGAACTTCTCGGGGATGCTTTACAAGGTCGTCCATTACGGCGTTGACAGGAAGACCGAGCTCCTGGACTACGACCGGATTGCCGCACTCGCGCGCCTCGAGAAGCCGCGCATCATAGTAGCGGGGGCGAGCGCGTATCCGAGGACCATCGACTTTGCCGCATTCAGGTCGATCGCCGACGAGGTTGGCGCCCTGCTCATGGTTGACATGGCGCACTTCGGCGGGCTCGTTGTCGGCGGCGTCCACCCCGACCCAGTGCCGCACGCGGACTTCGTGACAGGGACCACACACAAGACGCTCCGCGGCCCGCGCGGAGGGTTCGTTCTCACGACCGACGAGTACCGCGAGAGGCTCGACTCGAGCGTGTTCCCCGGCATTCAGGGCGGCCCGCTCATGCACGTCATTGCCGCGAAGGCGGTCTGCTTCAAGGAAGCGATGGCGCCTGAGTTCAAGCGCTACGCCGAAACGATAGTGGCGAACTCGCGGGCTCTATGCCGGAGAATCGCATCGGAAGGGTTCAGAATCGTGTCGGGTGGCACCGACACGCACCTGTTTCTGGTTGACCTGCGCCCGGCCGGCGTAAGCGGCAAGGAGGCGCAGGACATCCTGGACTCAGTCGGCATCAACGTCAACATGAACGAGATCCCCTACGACGAGACACCACCAACCGTGACGAGCGGCATACGCATCGGCACACCGGCGGTCACCACCCGCGGCATGAAGCCCGATGACATGGAAGTTCTGGGTGACTTGATCTCCAGAGCCCTCAAGAGCGGCGACGACGAGTCCACGCTGGATGCGGTGCGCGCCGAGGCCGCGGATCTCATTAGCCGGTTTCCCATCTATCCGGACATTTGA
- the rpiB gene encoding ribose 5-phosphate isomerase B has translation MNRYDITGGRIIFLGSDHAGFQLKEFLKASLLEAGYAVNDLGIRSEESCDYPDIALAVAEAVSMSETARGVLVCGTGAGMAIAANKVPGVRAAACNELYTAKYCRAHNDANVITVGSRILSAQEAMNACKVFLETDFDGDDAPGARHLRRLEKIREIERKYGRES, from the coding sequence ATGAACAGATATGACATAACCGGCGGGCGGATTATTTTCCTCGGAAGTGATCACGCCGGCTTTCAGCTCAAAGAATTTCTAAAGGCTTCGCTTCTCGAGGCGGGCTATGCCGTGAACGACCTGGGGATCCGCAGCGAGGAATCGTGCGACTACCCTGATATCGCGCTGGCGGTGGCTGAGGCTGTCAGTATGAGTGAAACCGCGAGGGGCGTTCTTGTGTGCGGAACCGGCGCCGGGATGGCGATAGCCGCCAACAAGGTTCCGGGCGTGAGGGCGGCGGCATGCAACGAGCTTTACACCGCGAAGTACTGTCGAGCGCACAACGACGCAAACGTGATAACAGTGGGCTCGCGCATCCTCTCTGCACAGGAAGCGATGAATGCGTGTAAAGTTTTCCTCGAGACAGATTTTGATGGGGATGACGCGCCCGGCGCGCGCCACTTGAGACGGCTCGAGAAGATTCGCGAGATTGAGCGCAAGTACGGAAGGGAGAGTTGA